A genome region from Alistipes dispar includes the following:
- a CDS encoding 5-formyltetrahydrofolate cyclo-ligase yields MTKKELRRTMKARNLSLGAEARSVASARIFGRVGESPAFAAAHTVALFSALPDEPDTGGVAERWRAAGKRLVLPRVEGDAMRFCDCDPAALRRGAFGIAEPEPGARTCPPGEIDLVVVPGVAFTAGGVRLGRGKGYYDRYLSQTEFRGATVGVCYAHQLVGELPSEPHDVAVDCVVAE; encoded by the coding sequence ATGACGAAAAAAGAGCTGCGCCGGACGATGAAGGCGCGCAATCTTTCGCTCGGGGCCGAAGCGCGGTCCGTGGCCTCGGCGCGGATATTCGGCCGGGTCGGGGAGTCGCCGGCCTTCGCCGCGGCGCATACGGTGGCGCTCTTCTCGGCCCTGCCGGACGAACCGGACACCGGGGGAGTGGCGGAGAGGTGGCGTGCGGCGGGGAAGCGGCTGGTCCTGCCGCGCGTCGAGGGCGACGCCATGCGCTTCTGCGACTGCGATCCGGCGGCGCTGCGGCGCGGGGCGTTCGGCATCGCCGAGCCGGAGCCCGGGGCGCGGACATGTCCGCCCGGGGAGATCGACCTCGTGGTGGTTCCCGGGGTGGCCTTCACGGCCGGAGGTGTCCGGTTGGGACGCGGGAAGGGGTATTACGACCGTTACCTTTCGCAGACGGAGTTCCGCGGGGCGACGGTCGGGGTCTGCTATGCGCACCAACTGGTCGGGGAGCTGCCCTCCGAACCGCACGACGTGGCGGTGGACTGCGTCGTGGCGGAGTGA
- a CDS encoding patatin-like phospholipase family protein, producing MTGEKGMGAKKRRVALVLGGGGARGIAHIGAIGELERRGFEIAAVAGTSMGALVGGMYAAGHLEPFREWMCALDRYKVFSLVDFAFSSEGLVKGDRVIAAMKELVPDVRIERMPLPFAAVAADLLTGREVVLDSGGLYDAIRASISIPSVFRPVRRDGMVLIDGGTVNPLPLNRVRREEGDLLIAVDVCAPFAAAPAAGKVSLNYYRMLTASSQIMQQHIAGLMRRLYRPDVVVELPADSFSMFEFYRSEEIVEAGRRATCEALERRAAGD from the coding sequence ATGACAGGAGAGAAGGGTATGGGAGCGAAAAAACGCCGGGTTGCGCTCGTGCTGGGCGGCGGCGGAGCGCGGGGAATCGCGCATATCGGCGCGATCGGGGAGCTGGAGCGCCGGGGATTCGAGATCGCGGCCGTGGCGGGAACGTCGATGGGGGCGCTGGTCGGCGGCATGTACGCTGCGGGGCATCTGGAGCCTTTCCGGGAGTGGATGTGCGCGCTGGACCGCTATAAGGTCTTCAGCCTGGTCGATTTCGCCTTCAGCTCCGAAGGACTGGTCAAGGGCGACCGCGTGATCGCGGCGATGAAGGAGCTGGTTCCCGACGTGCGGATCGAACGGATGCCGCTGCCGTTCGCCGCCGTGGCGGCCGACCTGCTGACCGGACGCGAGGTGGTGCTCGACAGCGGCGGGCTGTACGATGCCATCCGGGCGTCGATTTCCATCCCTTCGGTTTTCCGGCCCGTGCGCCGCGACGGCATGGTGCTCATCGACGGCGGCACGGTCAATCCGCTGCCGCTCAACCGTGTGCGGCGCGAGGAGGGCGACCTGCTGATCGCCGTGGACGTCTGCGCCCCGTTCGCTGCGGCTCCGGCGGCCGGCAAGGTGTCGCTGAACTATTACCGGATGCTCACCGCCTCGTCGCAGATCATGCAGCAGCATATCGCGGGGCTGATGCGCCGGCTGTACCGGCCCGACGTCGTCGTGGAGCTGCCGGCCGACAGCTTCAGCATGTTCGAGTTCTACCGTTCGGAGGAGATCGTCGAAGCGGGGCGCCGGGCGACCTGCGAGGCGCTCGAACGCCGTGCGGCCGGGGACTGA